The window ACCGCGGTGAGCTGGTGGTCATCGGGGCGGCACCCGAGCCGCTGGGGATCAGCCCGCTCCAGCTGATCACGGCCGCCCGTGTCATCCGCGGCCACCCGTCGGGCACCGCGCAGGACGTGCAGGACACCATGGCCTTCAGCGCCCTGCACGGCATCCGTCCGATGACCGAGACCGTCCCGCTGGACCAGGCCGGCGAGGCCTACGCGAAGATGCTCGCCGGCGCCGCCCGGTTCCGGATGGTGCTCACGACCGGCTGACCAACAGGCCCAGGAGCCCGGCCGGTTGTCCCGGCCGCACCGGGATGGTGAGAGCGGCTCGCATGTCGGGGAGACACGGCCACCTTCACGATTCCTCCACCTCCCCGTCACTCCGTTCTCACCTCCTGTGTATGCTCCTGACGCTCCATTGGCTCCACTGAGGGGGGAACCTCATGCGGATACGCTCCGTGCTGGCCGTGGCCGCCGCGGCCGGGACCGTCGCTGTCGTCGGCGCCGCTCCGGCGCAGGCCGCCGAATACTCGTCCGCGCTCAAGGTGAAGGGCGTCCAGTACGACGCGCCCGGGCGGGACTCCAACAACTGCCGTACCGGCAACACCAAGGACGAGTACCTGACGGTCAAGAACTACTCGCGCACGGCGACGGTCAACCTCAAGGGTTACGTGGTCAAGGACGCTTCCGGCAACCGGTTCACGTTCAGTGCCAACCACTACCTCGAGCCCGGCGACTACGTGAAGCTGCGCGGCGGCAAGGGCACGGACTCCGACGCCAAGAACGTCGTCTACCGCCAGAACTGCAACTTCCTCTGGAACAACGACAAGGACACCATCTACCTGCTCAAGCCCTCCGGTGCCCGGGCCGACGTCCACTCCTACACCAAGGCCCGCGACGACCGCGACGGCGACGGCTACATCCGCTACCACGGCTGAGCCGGCCCGTCCTCGTACCGGCCCCAGGGGGGACCATGCACCAGCACCACCAGCCGCGACCGCGCAGCAGATCCGGCATTGGTCCGGCGCACCGGCGCTCACTCGCGCGGGCGGCGAGCATCGCCCTGCTCGCCGTGGGCGCCTTCGGCTGCGGACAGTCCGACGGCGAGGCCGCGAAGCCGCAGCCCACCGTGACCGTCACGGCCACGGCCACCGTCACGGCCACCGCGACCGAGACCGTCACACCCGCGCCCACCGCGACGGTCACCGCCACCGAGACGGTCAG of the Streptomyces sp. NBC_01788 genome contains:
- a CDS encoding lamin tail domain-containing protein; protein product: MRIRSVLAVAAAAGTVAVVGAAPAQAAEYSSALKVKGVQYDAPGRDSNNCRTGNTKDEYLTVKNYSRTATVNLKGYVVKDASGNRFTFSANHYLEPGDYVKLRGGKGTDSDAKNVVYRQNCNFLWNNDKDTIYLLKPSGARADVHSYTKARDDRDGDGYIRYHG